Proteins from one Nicotiana tabacum cultivar K326 chromosome 23, ASM71507v2, whole genome shotgun sequence genomic window:
- the LOC107806774 gene encoding vacuolar protein sorting-associated protein 55 homolog isoform X1, protein MTDMPRYLRECLHTGKLACLAMLVSGGIVMQILACALYNNWWPMLTVIMYVILPMPLMFFAGSDTSSLYSESGSGWLNATKFLTGASTVGSIAIPIILKHAGVIGWGAMALELSSFFVLVLSILCYLGMNEEDGYSML, encoded by the exons ATGACGGACATGCCACGTTATCTCAGAGAATGCTTGCACACAGGGAAGCTAGCTTGTTTAGCAATGTTAGTATCTGGAGGCATTGTAATGCAAATTCTG GCATGTGCTTTGTACAATAACTGGTGGCCAATGTTGACAG TTATAATGTATGTCATTCTACCAATGCCTTTGATGTTCTTTGCTGGTTCAGATACTTCCAGTCTGTACTCTGAATCTGGAAGCGG TTGGCTAAATGCGACTAAGTTCTTGACTGGAGCGTCCACCGTTGGCAGCATTGCAATTCCGATTATCTTAAAGCATGCTGGTGTAATCGGTTGGGGAGCCATGGCGTTGGAGCTCTCATCCTTTTTCGTGCTTGTACTGTCCATTTTGTGTTATCTTGGGATGAATGAAGAGGACGGATATAGTATGCTTTGA
- the LOC107806774 gene encoding vacuolar protein sorting-associated protein 55 homolog isoform X2: MLAHREASLFSNACALYNNWWPMLTVIMYVILPMPLMFFAGSDTSSLYSESGSGWLNATKFLTGASTVGSIAIPIILKHAGVIGWGAMALELSSFFVLVLSILCYLGMNEEDGYSML, from the exons ATGCTTGCACACAGGGAAGCTAGCTTGTTTAGCAAT GCATGTGCTTTGTACAATAACTGGTGGCCAATGTTGACAG TTATAATGTATGTCATTCTACCAATGCCTTTGATGTTCTTTGCTGGTTCAGATACTTCCAGTCTGTACTCTGAATCTGGAAGCGG TTGGCTAAATGCGACTAAGTTCTTGACTGGAGCGTCCACCGTTGGCAGCATTGCAATTCCGATTATCTTAAAGCATGCTGGTGTAATCGGTTGGGGAGCCATGGCGTTGGAGCTCTCATCCTTTTTCGTGCTTGTACTGTCCATTTTGTGTTATCTTGGGATGAATGAAGAGGACGGATATAGTATGCTTTGA